The following DNA comes from Chitinophagaceae bacterium.
CAGATGAGAAAAAATCACCCATCCTTGAGAATGACCGATTCCGAAACAATAAAAAAGAACTTACATTTTCTCTCATTCACAAAACAAAATATTATTGGATATACTATAAAACATGGAAAAACATCTGGTGATACATGGGATGAAATATTAGTGATTTTTAACGGAAACAAAGAAATAGAACATATTCCTATACCAGGAGGGAAATGGAAAGTTATTGTAGAAAACACACACTTTTTAGAAGAAGAAAAAATTATTGAAAATAATATAAAAGTAGAAGGAACAAGTGCTTTCATAATAGTAAAATAAAAAAGATTGCTGTATAATTAAATCACCAAAAAAAATGAATCTCGTAATAAAAACAAATGATATTAGTAAAAAATACATAATGGGAGAGGAAACCATACATGCTCTCAAATCCATCAGTATAGAAATTAAAAAAGGAGAATACGTAGCGTTTATGGGACCATCAGGATCTGGAAAATCAACACTTATGAACATAGTAGGATGTTTAGATACCCCCACCAGTGGCACCTATATACTCAACGGAAATGATGTATCAGATATGGATGAAAATGAGCTTGCTGAAATTAGAAATAAAGAAATAGGATTTGTTTTTCAAACATTTAACTTACTTCCACGTGCTTCCGCATTAGAAAATGTAGCCCTTCCCCTCGTATACGCCGGTGTAGGAAGAGCAGAAAGAACAGAAATAGCACTTACTACCCTCAAAGGGGTAGGATTAGCAGATAGAGCAAAGCATAAACCAAACGAATTATCAGGAGGGCAAAGACAAAGAGTAGCTATCGCAAGAGCTTTAGTGAATAACCCCAGCATCATTTTGGCAGATGAGCCAACAGGAAATTTAGATTCCAAAACCTCTTATAGTATTATGGCACTCTTTGAAGAATTACATTCAAAAGGAAATACTATCATAATGGTTACCCACGAGGAAGACATTGCCGCTTATGCTCATAGGATAGTCCGACTAAAAGATGGTCTTATTGAAAGTGATACCATAAACACAAAAAAAATAAATCACTAACACCATGCATTCTTCATATAGCAATATATAATCAACAATCACAGATGCATAAAATATACATACATTTTTTATTACGCACCATTCTTTGCATTTCAGTACAACTCACTGTGATTGACCAGGTATTAGAAGAATTTACCATATTTCTCTTCATCATACCCATTCTGCTCATTCCTCCCATAATAAACACCACTATTGTGATGATCTTATCTTTTGGAATAGGTTTGTTTGTTGATACATTTTATAATACATTAGGAATAAACGCCCTTGCTTGCTTGCTTTTATCATATCTGAGATTACCATTCTTTTTTACTATAGATAGAGGTAAATTATCGCAAAAAGAATACACCTTATGCCCACCAAATCTGAGCTGGGCTCTCTTTATAGCATACTCAAGTATTCTTATATTGGGATATTGTGTGGTCGTTTTTTCTTTAGAATACGGAAGTATAAGATATTTTTTACAAATATTGATACAATCCATAGTATCCTCTCTTTTTACCATGGGAATAGCTTATTCCTCTCTCTTTTTATTCATAGGATATAAAAAAAGATAGATATATACTATGAATAATTATAACTTATTTTTCTTAAAATGTTTTATTATTCTTATTGGAATAATACTTATTGGACGTATTACTCATATTCAACTCATAGATAGTAGTTATTCCCTCGCCGCAAATAATAATATCGTTAAAAAAAATATTGTAGATGCTTATAGAGGACTTATTTATGATAGAAACAAAAAATTATTAGTTTATAACGAACCCATATTTAATATTATGGTAATCCCCAAAGAGGTGACCGCTTTAGATACGAACAATTTTTGTACTACTTTCCGTATACCAAAAGAATACCTCATAGCACGACTAAAAGAAGCATCTGATTATTCTTCATTTAAACCAAGCATTGTATTATCCCTCATAGAGCAAGATACCCTTGCATATACACAAGAAAAGTTTTATAATTTCCCCGGCTTTTTTATTGAGGCAAAAACAAAAAGAGGATATGTATATGAAAATCTATCCAATGTTTTGGGTTATATTGGAAAAATAGGAAAAAGACAACTTCAAAAAGATACTTCTCATTATTACGAATTAGGAGATTTTTTAGGGATTAGTGGTTTAGAACAGCAATACGAATCAATACTAAGAGGAAAAAAAGGATTACAATATAAAATAGTAGATGTGCACGGAGAAGAAAACGGGTCTTTTAATGAGGGGGAGCACGATGAATCACCCGTTCCCGGTGAGGATATAATTACCACAATAGATATTGATCTACAAAATTATGCGGAAAAGCTCATGAAAAATAAAATTGGAAGCGTTGTTGCAATAGAGCCATCTACAGGTGAAATATTAGCAATGGTTTCCGCTCCATCTTATTCTCCAAAAACATTATCAGGCAAAAGTTTTAGTGATAATTACCAAATTCTTTCACAAGATACTCTCTATCCATTATTTAACCGAGCTCTGATGGCGATGTATAGACCCGGATCTGTTTTTAAAATATTACAAGCACTTATCGGGTTACAAGAAGGTCTTATTACCCCTCAGACCACATTTTACTGTAATCAAACCCTTATAGGATGCCATTCTCACATAAAAACATTAGACCTC
Coding sequences within:
- a CDS encoding ABC transporter ATP-binding protein codes for the protein MNLVIKTNDISKKYIMGEETIHALKSISIEIKKGEYVAFMGPSGSGKSTLMNIVGCLDTPTSGTYILNGNDVSDMDENELAEIRNKEIGFVFQTFNLLPRASALENVALPLVYAGVGRAERTEIALTTLKGVGLADRAKHKPNELSGGQRQRVAIARALVNNPSIILADEPTGNLDSKTSYSIMALFEELHSKGNTIIMVTHEEDIAAYAHRIVRLKDGLIESDTINTKKINH
- a CDS encoding penicillin-binding transpeptidase domain-containing protein, which codes for MNNYNLFFLKCFIILIGIILIGRITHIQLIDSSYSLAANNNIVKKNIVDAYRGLIYDRNKKLLVYNEPIFNIMVIPKEVTALDTNNFCTTFRIPKEYLIARLKEASDYSSFKPSIVLSLIEQDTLAYTQEKFYNFPGFFIEAKTKRGYVYENLSNVLGYIGKIGKRQLQKDTSHYYELGDFLGISGLEQQYESILRGKKGLQYKIVDVHGEENGSFNEGEHDESPVPGEDIITTIDIDLQNYAEKLMKNKIGSVVAIEPSTGEILAMVSAPSYSPKTLSGKSFSDNYQILSQDTLYPLFNRALMAMYRPGSVFKILQALIGLQEGLITPQTTFYCNQTLIGCHSHIKTLDLTGAITNSCNPYFFQVFKKIITDDDNNAYSKNRYEQTKIGLENWVRYAKNFGFGSSLGIDLPNEKRGMIPNSAFYDKAYNNREWKFSNIFSIAIGEGENLVVPLQMANFAATIANKGYFYLPHLIKPTQKTHTLEKYHTKHTTFVDSTHFRTVIEAMRLVVAKGTGFRANIIGLDVCGKTGTIQNKDSPSHSNFIAFAPKNTPQIAVSVYVENAGEGARAAASISGLIIEKYLKKEKAKLFLENYVLKGQFLDDNKSNNKKRID